In the genome of Pempheris klunzingeri isolate RE-2024b chromosome 11, fPemKlu1.hap1, whole genome shotgun sequence, one region contains:
- the atxn7l2b gene encoding ataxin-7-like protein 2b, producing MAALDRRHPNLDDFVGLNWSCWVDRVNILPSDAGFNAEDSSKYGRNRSETMTLRKEDMHIYGHCPAHDEIYLVVCSHCGQVVKPQAFERHCERQHGPLTKMCGQSSTSAPPQQPRLACSSSNLSSSGERQKEASTASSSASLPVQQHRPTKAQREAMSFPSVEKFLQENPPHPSHSSSTPHPRVSPWHSGPLPPGHRSSSTSPSKRPSAQKPTAGQSSEPPLRGMRTYSRIYKNIDKKECDQNKHSSVLDPEVEKCSRELICNNGSIHQQKKALGRTKTFDQLAVEQRTASAGRDMEQLLAKSKDKEQHLEAFEDKATTQGSKYNFNSNCHILSRSTDTSGSFPGEEGESTVEVDVQPPYPFNQSLLSSEESEEDEQKEATGLPVTRWHPKPLGLCTFGCRTLGCNIFTFDRRWHHLRFALSAMLEHHVNTHLWKKMPHVSSGLRSLHVTPSTVGSPVRTKARPSKSTGSLSLDYTSLGQLETKSSQHNAHSTKPPSSTTSASLGPGRQRNPVGRTSKTRLREVELMQGASAAQKAAKLSHSGEDKSSKYIRDPPLHEKGQPHVPSSQGPVNGTFSHGKKPCPPLLRPPHRGRALGTQQKGVGYDHRGLGQKRKGSNESPPVSSSLSRTSKSRRLSSPSRSSLLTWKGENMGDVLAWGLDERSDS from the exons ATGGCCGCTTTGGATCGGCGACATCCTAATCTCGACGACTTTGTGGGATTAAACTGGAGTTGTTGGGTAGATAGGGTGAATATTTTGCCATCTGACG CTGGGTTTAATGCTGAAGACAGCAGCAAGTATGGGAGGAACCGCTCAGAGACCATGACCCTCAGGAAAGAAG ATATGCACATATACGGCCACTGCCCAGCACACGATGAGATCTACCTGGTGGTGTGCAGCCACTGTGGGCAGGTGGTGAAGCCTCAAGCCTTTGAGAGGCACTGTGAGAGGCAGCATGGTCCTCTCACTAAGATGTGTGGCCAGTCATCTACTTCAGCTCCACCGCAGCAACCTCGCCTTGCCTGTTCTTCTTCAAATCTGTCCTCTTCTGGAGAGAGGCAGAAGGAAGCCAGCACCGCGTCCTCCTCAGCTTCGTTACCTGTCCAACAGCACAGGCCTACCAAGGCCCAGAGGGAGGCAATGAG TTTTCCTTCAGTGGAAAAGTTCCTTCAGGAGAACCCTCCCCACCCatcccactcctcctccacgCCTCACCCCAGGGTTTCTCCATGGCACTCAGGACCCCTGCCACCTGGCCACCGTTCCTCCTCCACGTCACCGTCAAAGAGACCCTCTGCTCAGAAGCCCACAGCTGGCCAGTCCAGTGAGCCTCCTTTGCGGGGCATGAGAACCTACAGCAGGATTTACAAAAACATTGACA AGAAAGAATGTGAccagaacaaacacagcagcgTTCTGGATCCAGAAGTGGAGAAGTGCAGCCGGGAGCTTATATGCAAT AATGGTTCCATTCACCAGCAGAAGAAAGCATTGGGAAGGACTAAGACCTTCGATCAGTTGGCAGTGGAGCAGAGAACAGCCTCAGCAGGTCGAGATATGGAGCAGCTTCTTGCCaaatcaaaagacaaagagcaaCATCTGGAAGCTTTTGAAGACAAAGCAACAACTCAGGGCAGTAAATACAACTTCAACAGCAACTGTCACATTCTCAG CAGGTCCACGGACACATCAGGCAGCTTTCCAGGGGAGGAGGGCGAGAGCACTGTGGAGGTGGATGTTCAGCCTCCCTATCCCTTCAACCAGAGCCTGCTGTCAAGTGAGGAGAGTGAAGAAGATGAGCAGAAGGAAGCCACAGGCCTGCCTGTCACACGCTGGCATCCCAAACCTCTCGGG CTATGCACTTTCGGATGCCGCACATTGGGTTGCAACATCTTCACCTTCGACCGGCGTTGGCACCACCTGCGGTTTGCCCTCAGTGCCATGCTGGAGCACCATGTCAACACACACTTATGGAA GAAAATGCCTCACGTATCATCAGGTCTCAGGTCACTTCATGTCACACCTTCAACTGTAGGATCACCCGTCAGGACTAAAGCCAGACCCTCCAAATCCACAGGCTCCCTTAGCCTTGACTATACCTCACTGGGACAACTGGAAACCAAAAGCAGTCAGCACAACGCTCACAGTACCAAACCGCCTTCTTCCACCACCTCTGCGAGCCTTGGGCCTGGCCGACAGCGCAATCCTGTTGGGCGAACCAGCAAGACTCGGCTGAGGGAGGTGGAGCTTATGCAAGGTGCAAGCGCAGCGCAGAAAGCTGCCAAGCTGTCACACAGCGGTGAGGACAAATCCTCCAAATACATCAGGGATCCCCCCCTCCATGAGAAGGGCCAGCCACACGTCCCCTCCTCTCAAGGACCAGTAAATGGTACCTTCTCACACGGAAAGAAGCcatgtcctcctctcctccgtccCCCCCACAGAGGGAGGGCCCTGGGGACTCAGCAGAAGGGGGTCGGCTATGACCACAGGGGTCTTGGCCAAAAGCGCAAAGGCAGCAACGAGTCGCCACCCGTTAGCTCCTCGCTATCCAGAACCTCCAAGAGTCGACGCTTGTCCTCCCCTTCCCGCTCCAGCCTCCTCACCTGGAAGGGGGAGAACATGGGGGACGTGCTTGCATGGGGCCTGGACGAACGATCAGACTCCTAA